From the Jatrophihabitans endophyticus genome, one window contains:
- a CDS encoding zf-HC2 domain-containing protein gives MTGADEFHHHDGAYVLGALDDADRDAFEAHLPGCAECRGRVAEARAAMLLLAAAGPRGEAAGAVGDSPDALPDTLLPDTLLPDTLLPGLLRRAEHERRRRRVVAAGTGVLAGLAAACLAVLAIVFWPSGDRQQDRPDPPRAFVAVRPNPVEASAQLVGRRWGTQIDLRCRYKRDLQPGTTYRLVVVDVDRRRFDAGGWTLGEGTTDFVGGTEVPRDRIAAVQVTLADGRPILQLTP, from the coding sequence GTGACAGGGGCCGACGAGTTCCACCACCACGACGGCGCGTACGTGCTCGGGGCGCTGGACGACGCCGACCGGGACGCGTTCGAGGCGCACCTGCCCGGTTGTGCCGAGTGCCGCGGCCGCGTCGCCGAGGCCCGGGCGGCGATGCTGCTGCTCGCCGCGGCCGGCCCCCGCGGCGAGGCCGCCGGCGCGGTGGGGGACTCGCCCGACGCTCTGCCGGACACGCTGCTGCCGGACACGCTGCTGCCGGACACGCTGCTGCCGGGTCTGCTGCGCCGCGCCGAGCACGAACGCCGCCGCCGCCGCGTGGTCGCCGCCGGCACCGGGGTGCTCGCCGGCCTCGCCGCGGCCTGTCTCGCCGTGCTGGCGATCGTGTTCTGGCCGTCGGGTGACCGGCAGCAGGACCGGCCCGACCCGCCGCGGGCGTTCGTCGCCGTCCGGCCCAACCCGGTCGAGGCGTCGGCCCAACTCGTCGGGCGTCGCTGGGGCACGCAGATCGATCTGCGGTGCCGGTACAAGCGCGACCTGCAGCCGGGGACGACCTACCGACTGGTCGTCGTCGACGTCGACCGGCGCCGCTTCGACGCGGGCGGCTGGACCCTCGGCGAGGGCACCACCGATTTCGTCGGCGGGACCGAGGTGCCGCGCGACCGCATCGCGGCCGTGCAGGTCACCCTGGCCGACGGCCGGCCGATCCTGCAGCTCACGCCCTGA
- a CDS encoding TetR/AcrR family transcriptional regulator, giving the protein MTVPYPTAARALLRDTVLAAVDDLARRRGWAATTMADVAKAAGVSRQTLYNEFGSRPALVEAYVAREIETLVDAVGTAVRAHADDAHVALRNAFALFLELASDEPVVRIIVAESGSAEDGELTRLLTGLGQRLAGERIAVLIPEVWPQVGPVDARLVADSLVRMAISHALVPVDDPAVVASGVGRMLAPFVDQVLDG; this is encoded by the coding sequence ATGACGGTGCCCTACCCGACGGCGGCGCGCGCGCTGCTGCGCGACACCGTGCTCGCCGCCGTCGACGATCTCGCCCGGCGGCGGGGCTGGGCGGCGACCACGATGGCCGACGTCGCCAAGGCGGCGGGGGTCAGCCGGCAGACGCTCTACAACGAGTTCGGGTCGCGTCCGGCGCTCGTCGAGGCGTACGTGGCCCGGGAGATCGAGACGCTGGTCGACGCGGTGGGCACGGCGGTGCGCGCGCACGCCGACGACGCCCACGTGGCCCTGCGCAACGCGTTCGCCCTGTTCCTGGAGCTCGCCTCGGACGAGCCGGTGGTGCGCATCATCGTCGCCGAGAGCGGATCGGCCGAGGACGGCGAGCTCACCCGGTTGCTGACCGGCCTGGGCCAGCGGCTCGCCGGCGAGCGCATCGCCGTCCTCATCCCCGAGGTCTGGCCCCAGGTCGGCCCGGTCGACGCCCGGCTGGTGGCCGACTCGCTCGTCCGTATGGCGATCAGCCACGCGCTCGTCCCCGTCGACGACCCGGCCGTGGTCGCGTCCGGCGTCGGGCGGATGCTCGCCCCGTTCGTCGACCAGGTCCTCGACGGCTGA
- a CDS encoding rubredoxin, which yields MAGYRCEVCDYVYDEAAGEPREGFPPGTAWTDVPDDWTCPDCGVREKVDFVPVPA from the coding sequence ATGGCCGGCTACCGCTGCGAGGTCTGCGACTACGTCTACGACGAGGCGGCCGGCGAGCCGCGTGAGGGCTTCCCGCCGGGCACCGCGTGGACGGACGTCCCCGACGACTGGACGTGCCCGGACTGCGGGGTGCGCGAGAAGGTCGACTTCGTGCCGGTGCCGGCATGA
- a CDS encoding alkane 1-monooxygenase produces the protein MRLSMSSRQLAAAATDRPRWRDRKRYLWLLGTVVPLFLFAGWGLVELTGLGLFWWIGPMVVHALIPLLDVVIGDDRNNAPEEALAWLEQDRYYRWVTYLFLPCQFVAFFTGFWLMTRGDGMTVIDRLGVMTTLGLLNGIAINTAHELGHKKEHLERWFARIALAPSGYGHFFIEHNRGHHVRVATADDPASSRLGESFWRFWPRTVRGSVVNGWRLERTRLRRLDTGVWTLRNDVLNAWAMTLVLWAVTIALFGVGVLPYLLGQAVLAFSLLEAVNYLEHYGLLRETTERGRPERVTPRHSWNSNHLTTNLFLYHLQRHSDHHANPTRRYQSLRHFDESPQLPAGYAAMILLAYVPPLWRRVMDPRVLAHYDGDVTRANIDPARREVVLARYGRPGTRTSAAA, from the coding sequence ATGCGCCTGTCGATGTCCAGCCGCCAGCTCGCCGCCGCCGCGACCGACCGCCCCCGCTGGCGCGACCGCAAGCGCTACCTCTGGCTGCTGGGGACGGTGGTGCCGCTGTTCCTGTTCGCCGGCTGGGGGCTGGTCGAGCTGACCGGGCTCGGCCTCTTCTGGTGGATCGGGCCGATGGTCGTGCACGCGCTCATCCCGCTGCTCGACGTCGTGATCGGCGACGACCGCAACAACGCGCCCGAGGAGGCGCTGGCCTGGCTGGAGCAGGACCGCTACTACCGGTGGGTCACCTACCTGTTCCTGCCGTGCCAGTTCGTCGCGTTCTTCACCGGGTTCTGGCTGATGACCCGGGGCGACGGAATGACGGTGATCGACCGCCTCGGCGTCATGACGACGCTCGGCCTGCTCAACGGCATCGCGATCAACACCGCCCACGAGCTCGGCCACAAGAAGGAGCATCTGGAGCGCTGGTTCGCCCGCATCGCGCTCGCCCCGAGCGGCTACGGCCACTTCTTCATCGAGCACAACCGCGGCCACCACGTCCGGGTCGCGACCGCCGACGACCCGGCCTCCAGTCGGCTCGGCGAGTCCTTCTGGCGCTTCTGGCCGCGGACGGTCCGGGGCAGCGTGGTCAACGGCTGGCGGCTCGAACGCACCCGGCTGCGGCGGTTGGACACGGGCGTGTGGACGCTGCGCAACGACGTCCTCAACGCCTGGGCCATGACGCTCGTGCTCTGGGCGGTGACGATCGCGCTCTTCGGCGTCGGCGTCCTGCCCTACCTGCTCGGCCAGGCCGTCCTCGCCTTCAGCCTGCTCGAAGCCGTGAACTACCTCGAGCACTACGGCCTGCTGCGGGAGACGACCGAGCGCGGCCGGCCCGAGCGGGTGACGCCGCGGCACAGCTGGAACTCCAACCACCTGACGACGAACCTGTTCCTCTACCACCTGCAGCGCCACAGCGACCACCACGCCAATCCCACCCGGCGCTACCAGTCGCTGCGCCACTTCGACGAGTCACCGCAGCTGCCGGCGGGCTACGCGGCGATGATCCTCTTGGCCTACGTCCCGCCGCTCTGGCGTCGGGTGATGGACCCGCGGGTGCTCGCGCACTACGACGGCGACGTCACCCGGGCCAACATCGACCCCGCCCGCCGGGAGGTCGTGCTCGCCCGCTACGGCCGTCCCGGGACGCGGACGTCCGCCGCGGCGTGA
- a CDS encoding glycoside hydrolase family 3 N-terminal domain-containing protein, with protein sequence MSDTLDPRPATGPSRRRLLGAAAGATALGAASATGLLGATRADADPAADRGHGGSRGSADPALPADRRRPGHGRPDRATERRIDALLRRMTLAEKLGQLQLVNTADLAKAGLGTAGGVGGLFSVTDSAVLDAVQHQAVEKTRLGIPLIFGLDVIHGYVTNFPIPLGTASSWDPEVARTDGRISAAEARASGQHWTYAPMMDVTHEPRWGRIAEGNGEDPFLTAAFAAAKVDGYQGSDYSARDRLAACMKHYVAYGGAEGGRDYNTVDVSLQRLHNLYLPPFLAAVRAGVATAMASFNTIAGVPAHGSEYAIREVLKERYDFDGFVVSDYTGIQELINHGLAGGGADAAAAGLNAGVDMEMVSTNYVDFGVALLAAGRVTRREIDDAVRRLLRIKFRLGLFENPYTDPKRAVTTISAANAKAARAAAARSMVLLRNEDDVLPFGSGVKTVALVGPLGRATTDLNGTWAGLGPVTPPVTIEAGLQAAGKAVVYVKGCDVNGTDTSGFAAAVAAARKADAVVLAVGETADMSGEAAARSDIGLPGVQSRLVEAVAAAAKRTAVVLINGRPLTIADVLAAAPAVLEAWAPGSQGGNAIADVLTGAVNPGGKLPVSFPRSVGQVPIYYNHENTGRPADPDNKYTSKYLDLPSGPQLEFGFGLSYTTFAVADLRLSSHTLHRSGGSVSVTVTVRNTGEVAGDEVVQLYIHDPVASVVQPVRRLRGFQRVTLAAGASRTVRFTLTPSDVGFYDGDARFVVERGTIHVYAGTSSDDTPLTDELRVV encoded by the coding sequence ATGTCCGACACCCTCGATCCCCGTCCGGCGACCGGCCCGAGCCGCCGTCGGCTGCTCGGCGCCGCCGCGGGGGCGACCGCCCTCGGCGCAGCGTCCGCCACCGGCCTGCTCGGGGCCACGCGGGCCGATGCCGACCCGGCCGCGGACCGCGGCCACGGGGGCTCGCGCGGATCCGCCGACCCCGCCCTGCCCGCCGACCGGCGCCGTCCCGGTCACGGCCGTCCGGACCGCGCGACGGAGCGCCGCATCGACGCGCTGCTGCGGCGCATGACGCTCGCCGAGAAGCTCGGTCAGCTGCAGCTGGTGAACACCGCCGATCTCGCGAAGGCCGGGCTGGGCACCGCCGGCGGGGTCGGCGGACTGTTCAGCGTCACCGACTCCGCCGTGCTCGACGCGGTGCAGCACCAGGCCGTCGAGAAGACCCGTCTGGGCATCCCGCTCATCTTCGGCCTCGACGTCATCCACGGGTACGTCACGAACTTCCCGATCCCGCTGGGCACGGCGAGCAGCTGGGACCCCGAGGTCGCGCGCACCGACGGGCGCATCTCCGCCGCGGAGGCACGGGCCAGTGGCCAGCACTGGACCTACGCGCCGATGATGGACGTCACCCACGAGCCCCGCTGGGGCCGGATCGCCGAGGGCAACGGCGAGGACCCGTTCCTCACCGCCGCCTTCGCCGCGGCCAAGGTCGACGGCTACCAGGGCTCGGACTACTCCGCGCGCGACCGGCTGGCCGCCTGCATGAAGCACTACGTCGCCTACGGCGGCGCGGAGGGCGGGCGCGACTACAACACCGTCGACGTGTCGCTGCAGCGACTGCACAACCTGTACCTGCCGCCGTTCCTCGCCGCGGTGCGGGCCGGGGTGGCCACGGCGATGGCGTCGTTCAACACCATCGCGGGCGTTCCGGCGCACGGCAGCGAGTACGCGATCCGCGAGGTCCTCAAGGAGCGCTACGACTTCGACGGCTTCGTCGTCAGCGACTACACCGGCATCCAGGAGCTCATCAACCACGGGCTCGCCGGCGGCGGGGCCGATGCCGCCGCGGCCGGCCTCAACGCCGGCGTCGACATGGAGATGGTGAGCACCAACTACGTCGACTTCGGCGTGGCCCTGCTCGCGGCCGGGCGCGTCACCCGGCGCGAGATCGACGACGCCGTGCGGCGGCTGTTGCGCATCAAGTTCCGCCTCGGCCTGTTCGAGAACCCCTACACCGACCCGAAGCGAGCGGTGACCACGATCAGCGCCGCGAACGCCAAGGCGGCGCGCGCCGCGGCCGCGCGCTCGATGGTGCTGTTGCGCAACGAGGACGACGTGCTGCCCTTCGGCTCCGGGGTGAAGACGGTCGCCCTCGTCGGTCCGCTCGGTCGAGCGACGACCGACCTGAACGGCACCTGGGCCGGGCTCGGACCGGTCACGCCTCCGGTCACCATCGAGGCCGGTCTGCAGGCAGCGGGCAAGGCCGTCGTGTACGTGAAGGGGTGCGACGTCAACGGCACCGACACCTCCGGCTTCGCCGCCGCGGTGGCCGCTGCCCGCAAGGCCGACGCGGTCGTGCTGGCCGTCGGCGAGACCGCCGACATGAGCGGCGAGGCGGCTGCCCGCAGCGACATCGGTCTGCCCGGCGTCCAGAGCCGGCTGGTGGAGGCGGTGGCGGCCGCCGCGAAGCGCACCGCGGTGGTGCTGATCAACGGCCGGCCGCTCACCATCGCCGACGTGCTCGCCGCCGCACCCGCCGTCCTGGAGGCGTGGGCGCCCGGCTCGCAGGGCGGCAACGCGATCGCCGACGTGCTCACCGGTGCCGTGAACCCCGGCGGCAAGCTGCCGGTCAGCTTCCCCCGCAGCGTCGGTCAGGTGCCGATCTACTACAACCACGAGAACACCGGACGGCCCGCCGACCCGGACAACAAGTACACGTCGAAATACCTCGACCTGCCCAGCGGCCCGCAGCTCGAGTTCGGCTTCGGGCTGTCGTACACGACCTTCGCGGTCGCCGACCTGCGGCTGAGCTCGCACACCCTGCACCGCTCCGGCGGCTCGGTGTCGGTGACGGTGACGGTGCGCAACACCGGCGAGGTCGCCGGTGACGAGGTCGTCCAGCTCTACATCCACGACCCGGTGGCCTCGGTGGTGCAGCCGGTGCGACGGCTGCGCGGGTTCCAGCGGGTGACACTCGCGGCGGGCGCCTCGCGCACCGTCCGCTTCACGCTGACGCCGAGCGACGTCGGCTTCTACGACGGCGACGCCCGGTTCGTGGTCGAGCGCGGCACCATCCACGTCTACGCCGGCACCAGCTCGGACGACACCCCCCTCACCGACGAGCTCCGGGTGGTCTGA
- the pafA gene encoding Pup--protein ligase: MQKRIMGIENEYGVTCTFHGQRRLSPDEVARYLFRRVVSWGRSSNVFLKNGARLYLDVGSHPEYATPECDSLTGLVAHDKAGERVLEGLVVDAEKRLHDEGIAGDIYLFKNNTDSAGNSYGCHENYLVGRHGEFSRLADVLIPFLVTRQLICGAGKVLQTPRGAVFCVSQRAEHIWEGVSSATTRSRPIINTRDEPHADAERYRRLHVIVGDSNMNESTTLLKVGSADLVLRMIEQGVQFPDLMLENPIRAIREISHDLTGTRPVRLAAGRGASALQIQREYYSRAVDFVGRSGDPAGDGSDKRVLELWGRALDAVESQDLSLIDREIDWATKYQLIERYRAKHDLPLSSPRVAQLDLAYHDISRTRGLYYLLQRKGAVERVVGDLAVFEAKSVPPQTTRAKLRGDFIKRAQERRRDFTVDWVHLKLNDQAQRTVLCKDPFRSVDERVEKLIASM, encoded by the coding sequence GTGCAGAAGCGGATCATGGGCATCGAGAACGAGTACGGGGTCACCTGCACGTTCCACGGCCAGCGCCGCCTCTCGCCCGACGAGGTGGCGCGCTACCTGTTCCGGCGGGTGGTGTCGTGGGGCCGTTCGTCCAACGTGTTCCTCAAGAACGGCGCCCGGCTCTACCTCGACGTCGGCAGCCACCCCGAGTACGCGACCCCCGAGTGCGATTCGCTGACCGGCCTCGTCGCGCACGACAAGGCCGGCGAGCGCGTGCTCGAGGGTCTCGTCGTCGACGCCGAGAAACGGCTGCACGACGAGGGCATCGCCGGCGACATCTACCTGTTCAAGAACAACACCGACTCGGCCGGCAACTCCTACGGCTGCCACGAGAACTACCTCGTGGGCCGCCACGGCGAGTTCAGCCGGCTCGCCGACGTGCTCATCCCGTTCCTCGTCACCCGCCAGCTGATCTGCGGCGCCGGCAAGGTGCTGCAGACGCCGCGGGGCGCGGTGTTCTGCGTCAGCCAACGCGCCGAGCACATCTGGGAGGGCGTGTCGTCGGCGACCACCCGCAGCCGTCCCATCATCAACACGCGCGACGAGCCGCACGCCGACGCCGAGCGCTACCGGCGGCTGCACGTCATCGTCGGCGACTCGAACATGAACGAGTCGACCACGCTGCTCAAGGTGGGCTCGGCCGACCTCGTGCTGCGCATGATCGAGCAGGGCGTGCAGTTCCCCGACCTCATGCTGGAGAACCCGATCCGCGCGATCCGCGAGATCAGCCACGACCTCACCGGCACGCGTCCGGTGCGCCTCGCGGCCGGCCGGGGCGCGTCGGCGCTGCAGATCCAGCGCGAGTACTACTCGCGCGCGGTCGACTTCGTCGGGCGCAGCGGCGACCCCGCCGGCGACGGGTCGGACAAGCGCGTCCTCGAGCTCTGGGGCCGGGCGCTGGACGCCGTCGAGTCGCAGGATCTCTCGCTCATCGACCGGGAGATCGACTGGGCCACCAAGTACCAGCTGATCGAGCGGTACCGCGCCAAGCACGACCTGCCGCTGAGCTCGCCCCGCGTCGCCCAGCTCGACCTCGCCTACCACGACATCTCGCGCACCCGCGGGCTCTACTACCTGCTGCAGCGCAAGGGAGCGGTCGAGCGGGTCGTCGGCGACCTCGCCGTGTTCGAGGCCAAATCCGTGCCGCCGCAGACGACCCGGGCCAAGCTGCGCGGCGACTTCATCAAGCGCGCGCAGGAGCGGCGGCGCGACTTCACCGTGGACTGGGTGCACCTCAAGCTGAACGACCAGGCCCAGCGCACCGTCCTGTGCAAGGATCCCTTCCGCAGCGTCGACGAGCGGGTCGAGAAGCTCATCGCGTCCATGTAG
- a CDS encoding helix-turn-helix transcriptional regulator, which produces MAARRAERLVNLVICLLSTRQFLGAERIRDAVPGYEAADGARATDDAFKRMFERDKAELRDLGIPLETGRNSHFDSEDGYRIRRGDYELPTIEFDADEAAAVGLAARLWQSATLGEPARQALIKLRAAGTEVRTADAPGAMPQLDASDPSLPSLLDAARTATVVRFDYVKAGADAALERTLEPWGVLSWRRRWYVAGFDRDRGEPRSFRLSRIAGAVRTVGAPDAFTRPEHVDLLGLVAGRNPEDGRTARVRVSGHGAGQLRRLAQREAGDVLSIGYTDTEWLARLIAAAGAGAHVLEPDDLAAAVVGRLRAVTGVR; this is translated from the coding sequence ATGGCGGCACGGCGGGCGGAACGACTGGTGAACCTCGTCATCTGCCTGCTCTCGACCCGCCAGTTCCTCGGCGCCGAACGCATCCGCGACGCCGTGCCCGGGTACGAGGCGGCCGACGGCGCGCGGGCGACCGACGACGCGTTCAAGCGCATGTTCGAGCGCGACAAGGCCGAGCTGCGCGATCTCGGCATCCCGCTCGAGACCGGCCGCAACAGTCACTTCGACAGCGAGGACGGCTACCGCATCCGGCGTGGCGACTACGAGCTGCCGACCATCGAGTTCGACGCCGACGAGGCCGCGGCCGTCGGGCTCGCCGCCCGCCTGTGGCAGTCGGCCACCCTCGGCGAGCCCGCCCGGCAGGCGCTGATCAAGCTGCGCGCCGCCGGCACCGAGGTCCGCACCGCCGACGCCCCCGGCGCGATGCCGCAGCTCGACGCCAGCGACCCCAGCCTGCCCTCGCTGCTCGACGCCGCCCGCACCGCCACCGTCGTCCGCTTCGACTACGTCAAGGCCGGCGCCGACGCCGCGCTGGAACGCACGCTCGAACCGTGGGGGGTGCTGTCCTGGCGCCGACGCTGGTACGTCGCCGGGTTCGACCGCGACCGCGGCGAGCCGCGCAGCTTCCGCCTCTCCCGGATCGCCGGCGCCGTGCGCACGGTCGGTGCGCCGGACGCCTTCACGCGTCCCGAGCACGTGGACCTGCTCGGCCTCGTCGCCGGCCGCAACCCCGAGGACGGCCGGACGGCGCGGGTCCGCGTGTCCGGGCACGGCGCGGGTCAGCTGCGACGACTCGCCCAGCGGGAGGCCGGCGACGTGCTGTCGATCGGCTACACCGACACCGAATGGCTGGCGCGGCTCATCGCGGCGGCCGGCGCGGGTGCGCACGTCCTCGAACCGGACGACCTCGCCGCGGCGGTCGTCGGCCGGTTGCGCGCCGTGACGGGGGTGCGCTGA
- a CDS encoding helix-turn-helix transcriptional regulator — protein MAGKTRSANEERLPRLLALVPYLQARPGIGVEQAAADFGVSGAQLRKDLTLLWMCGLPGHGPGDLIDLSFEGEGVSVVFDAGMSRPLRLTAEEALALVVALRTLAETPGLADTDAVARALAKVESAAGGAVPDETVAVELDARERFVPLLRRALDGHRALWLRYYSATRDETTERTIDPVRLFEADGETYVEAWCRRVEGMRMFRADRIDDLRLLDEPAAVPDNVELRDLAEGVFQPAAEHLLVDLRVGPAYAWVADYYPTERTVEDGALLVISLRVADPAWVRSLVLGSAGQVEVLAPDWLAEGVRDDAARALARYADEPSTGPK, from the coding sequence ATGGCGGGCAAGACACGCTCGGCCAACGAGGAGCGGCTGCCCCGGCTGCTGGCCCTCGTGCCTTACCTGCAGGCCCGGCCCGGCATCGGCGTCGAGCAGGCGGCGGCCGACTTCGGTGTCAGCGGCGCGCAGCTGCGCAAGGACCTCACCCTGCTGTGGATGTGCGGGCTGCCCGGTCACGGTCCCGGCGACCTCATCGACCTCTCCTTCGAGGGCGAGGGCGTCTCGGTCGTGTTCGACGCGGGGATGTCGCGGCCGCTGCGCCTGACGGCCGAGGAGGCGCTGGCCCTCGTGGTCGCCCTGCGCACCCTCGCCGAGACCCCCGGGCTCGCCGACACCGACGCGGTCGCCCGGGCGCTCGCGAAGGTCGAGTCGGCGGCCGGTGGCGCCGTCCCCGACGAGACCGTCGCCGTCGAGCTCGACGCGCGCGAGCGGTTCGTCCCGCTGCTGCGCCGCGCCCTCGACGGCCACCGCGCGCTGTGGCTGCGCTATTACAGCGCGACCCGCGACGAGACCACCGAGCGCACGATCGACCCGGTCCGGCTCTTCGAGGCCGACGGCGAGACCTACGTCGAGGCGTGGTGCCGTCGCGTGGAGGGCATGCGGATGTTCCGGGCCGACCGCATCGACGACCTGCGGCTGCTCGACGAGCCGGCCGCGGTGCCCGACAACGTCGAGCTGCGTGACCTCGCCGAGGGGGTCTTCCAACCGGCGGCCGAGCACCTGCTCGTCGACCTGCGGGTGGGGCCGGCCTACGCCTGGGTCGCGGACTACTACCCGACCGAGCGGACCGTCGAGGACGGCGCGCTGCTGGTGATCAGCCTGCGTGTGGCCGACCCGGCGTGGGTGCGCTCCCTCGTGCTCGGCTCGGCCGGGCAGGTCGAGGTCCTGGCGCCCGACTGGCTCGCCGAGGGGGTGCGTGACGACGCCGCCCGCGCGCTCGCGCGCTACGCCGACGAGCCGTCGACCGGGCCGAAGTAG
- the tatC gene encoding twin-arginine translocase subunit TatC yields MPVMDHLRELRRRIVAIVVIVAVGGIVGWFFYISILDFLKDPYCAIPSEYRAAPTASGECVLVYHGALDGFTTRLKVSAIAGAVLTGPFWLYQIWAFITPGLRRNERRYTLLFVAMSTILFAAGMSLAYVVLGKGLKIIIEGSGSGTAAQLTVSDYISFVTLLLVTFGAAFELPLILVLANFAGALPAKWLKKSQRVAIFLIFLFAGVATPTADPFTMCAMAIPMVILFEVAVLVAHVHDKRKAARRAAERAEPHLEDHVPSSIDPIPQPLDSTRQVEPRRTDVWSDIT; encoded by the coding sequence ATGCCGGTCATGGACCACCTGCGCGAGCTGCGCCGTCGCATCGTGGCCATCGTCGTCATCGTGGCTGTCGGCGGCATCGTCGGCTGGTTCTTCTACATCTCGATCCTGGACTTCCTCAAGGACCCGTATTGCGCCATCCCGAGCGAGTACCGGGCGGCGCCCACGGCGTCCGGCGAATGCGTGCTCGTCTACCACGGTGCGCTGGACGGCTTCACGACGCGCCTGAAGGTGTCGGCCATCGCCGGGGCGGTGCTCACCGGCCCGTTCTGGCTCTACCAGATCTGGGCGTTCATCACGCCCGGGCTGCGCCGCAACGAACGCCGGTACACGCTGCTGTTCGTCGCGATGTCGACGATCCTGTTCGCCGCGGGCATGTCGCTGGCCTACGTCGTCCTCGGCAAGGGCCTGAAGATCATCATCGAGGGCTCCGGCAGCGGGACGGCCGCGCAGCTGACGGTCAGCGACTACATCTCGTTCGTGACGCTGCTGCTGGTCACCTTCGGCGCGGCGTTCGAGCTGCCGCTGATCCTGGTGCTCGCCAACTTCGCGGGAGCGTTGCCGGCGAAGTGGCTCAAGAAGTCGCAGCGGGTCGCGATCTTCCTGATCTTCCTGTTCGCGGGGGTGGCCACGCCGACGGCCGACCCGTTCACGATGTGCGCGATGGCGATCCCGATGGTGATCCTGTTCGAGGTCGCCGTGCTCGTCGCCCACGTCCACGACAAGCGCAAGGCCGCGCGCCGCGCCGCGGAGCGGGCCGAACCGCACCTCGAGGACCACGTGCCGTCCTCGATCGACCCGATCCCGCAGCCGTTGGACTCGACACGACAGGTCGAGCCGCGCCGCACGGACGTGTGGTCGGACATCACGTGA